From the genome of Anopheles merus strain MAF chromosome X, AmerM5.1, whole genome shotgun sequence, one region includes:
- the LOC121596241 gene encoding brahma-associated protein of 60 kDa-like codes for MAQRFPAAGGMPQRYASPMANASFMRPYGPGSNFVPRSFSAQPPMGGGGPQSAPPSPQVQMHHQRPLQTGYLVASGSGGRGSGGGSKRGGDRSASHAKPSSGSEYQAKKRKKLADKILAQMVRDLVPESQAYMDLLAFERKLDATITRKRLDIQETLKRPMKQKRKLRIFISNTFYPAPAGSDPHQAAVEPSWELRVEGRLLEEAGGRSEAGPKLKRKFSSFFKSLVIELDKELYGPDNYLVEWHRTHATQETDGFQVKRTGGRNVRCTILLLLDYQPLQFKLDPRLARLLGVHTQTRPVIISALWQYIKTHRLQDAHEREYIVCDKYLEQIFACQRMKFAEIPQRLNPLLHPPDPIVINHVITVEGGAGGGGESQPGEGKQTACYDIDVEVDDALKHQMNSFLMNTASQQEIQALDAKIHDTVETIQQLKTNREFYLSFAKEPHTFVHRWIVSQQRDLKTMTDVVGNPEEERRAEFYHQPWTQEAVSRYFFAKVNQKRAELEQTLGIRNA; via the exons ATGGCCCAACGCTTCCCGGCGGCCGGCGGGATGCCACAGCGTTACGCTTCTCCGATGGCCAACGCTTCCTTTATGCGTCCGTACGGTCCGGGATCCAATTTCGTG CCAAGAAGCTTTTCTGCTCAGCCACCGATGGGCGGAGGTGGGCCCCAGTCGGCGCCACCATCGCCCCAGGTGCAGATGCACCACCAACGCCCATTGCAGACTGGGTACCTGGTAGCCAGCGGCAGTGGCGGAAGAGGCTCTGGCGGGGGTAGCAAACGTGGTGGAGACCGTAGTGCTTCTCATGCCAAACC CTCCTCCGGCAGCGAATATCAGGCGAAGAAGCGGAAGAAGCTGGCGGACAAGATACTGGCGCAGATGGTGCGTGATCTCGTGCCGGAGTCGCAGGCGTACATGGATCTGCTCGCGTTCGAGCGCAAGCTGGACGCGACGATCACGCGCAAGCGGCTCGACATCCAGGAAACGCTCAAGCGCCCGATGAAGCAGAAGCGCAAGCTGCGCATTTTCATCTCGAACACGTTCTACCCGGCACCGGCGGGGAGCGATCCGCACCAGGCGGCGGTCGAACCGTCCTGGGAGCTGCGGGTCGAGGGCCGGCTACTGGAGGAGGCTGGCGGCCGGTCGGAAGCCGGGCCgaagctgaagcgcaagtTCAGCAGCTTCTTCAAGTCGCTCGTGATCGAGTTGGACAAGGAGCTGTACGGGCCGGACAACTATCTGGTCGAGTGGCACCGGACGCACGCGACGCAGGAGACGGACGGGTTTCAGGTGAAGCGCACCGGCGGCCGGAACGTGCGCTGCaccatactgctgctgctcgactACCAGCCGCTGCAGTTCAAGCTCGATCCGCGTCTGGCCCGACTGCTCGGGGTGCACACGCAGACGCGCCCAGTTATCATTTCCGCGCTGTGGCAGTACATCAAGACGCACCGGCTGCAGGATGCGCACGAGCGCGAGTACATCGTGTGCGACAAGTATCTCGAGCAGATCTTTGCCTGCCAGCGCATGAAGTTCGCGGAGATACCGCAGCGGCTGAATCCGCTGCTCCACCCACCCGACCCGATCGTGATCAATCACGTGATCACGGTCGAGGGCGgtgccggcggcggcggcgaaaGCCAGCCCGGCGAGGGTAAGCAGACGGCCTGCTACGACATCGACGTCGAGGTGGACGACGCGCTCAAGCATCAGATGAACAGCTTCCTGATGAACACCGCGAGCCAGCAGGAGATACAGGCGCTGGATGCCAAGATCCACGACACGGTCGAGACGATCCAGCAGCTGAAGACGAACCGGGAGTTTTACCTGTCGTTCGCCAAAGAGCCGCACACGTTCGTGCACCGGTGGATCGTGTCGCAGCAACGCGACCTGAAGACGATGACGGACGTAGTCGGCAACCCGGAGGAGGAGCGGCGGGCCGAGTTTTACCACCAGCCCTGGACGCAGGAGGCCGTGTCGCGCTACTTCTTCGCGAAGGTCAACCAGAAGCGGGCGGAGCTGGAGCAGACGCTCGGCATTCGGAACGCGTGA